Within the Pseudorasbora parva isolate DD20220531a chromosome 20, ASM2467924v1, whole genome shotgun sequence genome, the region cagttgtcattaatgtcagactgtacgatagtcaaGGTGCGCTAAAAACAGACGCACACAAGAAAAATCATtcagagttttatatcatcaatcaaTGACGCTCTCGGTGACAGTTAACTGCATTACACGTGGGACTGAAAtggtggctacaaagaaatctctagccatccttttggtcatagtttttcttaaaaaaccgagatatttgactttggacaaaaatatttgttaattttcctgaaTGAGATTCAAAGATCAGAGTCCGTAAAACTTCCCACTACTGCTATTCGTCGCTCAAAATACGTCACTTACTCCATTGCTCTGATAGGTTTTAGatctatccaattgagtgcagaggcattttctttcctggttcCATATTAACATGCCCCAATAATCACACCCCAATTGAGTATTaacagactcatattctgaataGAGTATGAGGACCTCAGGCTAAAAGATTGTGCTtgatctggtgatagccagacaaaaatacaattacacaaacacacaaaatctcACACTTTAGAAATACAGTCCATATCCCCTTGAAAATGGATTTTTGTGACAGATTCCAGGTTCCTTCCTCTCAGTAAAACGTTGTTTCTGCCATGGATAGAAACTTTGCTGGGCTCCAGAGAGAGAATCTCTGGCTCCTACAGGACACAAAGGGTCATCATGCAGACAATGACacgaaaaaaaaacactgtatgATATAGCACGGTATATAAGTGAGTGCATTTTTTTATGAGATGCAACAAAGTATATTAAAGGATATTGTAAAAATTAAATGTTCAGTACTCAGTATGACACTTACTTTATAGACCTTGTCTGAGAATAGATCTTTACATGCATCCTAAAAACGAGAAAAAGATAGAAAACTCTTAAGAGAACAGTTCATTTACTTCCTCACTTCGATTTAGTCAATGCAATGATAATTCTGCTATCTACAATAAATTGAGTGTAAATAGCCTGCTTTCTTCGCAGAGGCCAACTCCGACCACCATTTTCTGGTTGAGCTAGACAACATTAGGAAAGAAATTGTGCTGATAACAGAAGTACTGGCGCCTTTTTAAAACCCATTCTTCTTACCTTTCCCATCGCATGTCAGCTCAAAGTTGCGCAAATAGCCGCTTCCATAAATGAATCATCTTGACTCTTTATGAAGATTGTAATTTCTCAAAAAGCATATAATAAAGCATTGGATTGTAGGTTAAACAGTGTCTCACCTGTATGAGTAACTGTTGCCCTGGTCCAGGTTTCCAATCACAACTCTGAGAGGAAGAGAACCACTGACACCCTGACGAGATACACTGCACACACCTGCATTAATTCATCTTACAATGTGActgaaatgtgtaaaacaatttatagcattttaaataaagcatctaTTTTAGGCTGTGCAGTTCTTACTGTGTATATAAAGAATTTGGTGAATTATTAGTGatattcaagcagttcctcAGCGTCAGCGTCTCTGTGATATCCTGATAGTTAATAGTAGCTTCAGCTGAGACATTTAAATCTGAAcggattacaaaaaaaaaaccattgGTGTAAAAATGCTTATTACATCTGTATATAGCCTAGTTAttaataattttcacaaaaataaacacaggATTTCCCACACTGATATTTACTATATGCATTTGCCATTCTATCCAAAGTGGCTTACATCTATAGataaactatattttattttctcacATTTGTCAAATAAGTTTAGCTTGTATATCTTTATCTCGTAGATTTGTTTGCGGCTTCAGATGTGTCATGAGGCTTACATGGTTACAGTTGCTGAGAAAGTGAGAGGAAATAACTCTTTGAAATTAGATGTGTGGTTATCTGTAGCTCATGTTTGGTGAGCTGTGTTCATAGAACTTCagttaacactttattttaaggtagTTACACATTACTACATGAACTTACTAGTAAtcacagtaaattatgcataattacaagtaacccttaaccaaaccctaaccgtaagtgcatgtagttaattaatattactcagcacttatttagaataagtacaatgtaactacaTCATCTTAAAATAATAGTGTAGCAGAATTTAATTTCCTCCCTACAACATTATTGTATTGCATTGTAAGTTTTCGGGAAGGGAGATAATTGTATTACACTGTATTAGGAACTGGAAGTTGTTTGAATTGTCTGTGGTGAAAAGGTCAGGTTGTATTCATATTGAGAATTTCTACAACATAGTGTACTCTTGTTAATACATATAAGTACAgttaaatatacagtaaaatgtacttttaaaatataaagtacactaagtgcacattcaatacaattaagcaaACAACTACAATCCAATGCACTGACGAAGAACCAACCTTTTAGTTGGTGTAGTCGGTGTTCAGAAAAAGTACAGGAGCAGTTTGGGAAACCTGCAGTCAGATCAGAACCTTCACACAGATTCACATTTCCTGTGGTGAAGGAACATGAGAAGGCGGGACTTTCTGTACTCTCCAGACTCAGGGCGAGATGTAACGTAATCTGTTTAGAAGAGGGTATTGATATGTCAATAGGAATATGTTGTCAAAGCAATAACAAAGTGTGatattttattcaaatgtaATAATACCTTTCTGGACAATTTGTCAGACCAAGCCTGAAAAGAAACCAGAGGTTCATGAAGTGAGTCTTTTGGGGTGTACATCCATGAAGATTTTAAACATTCATCTTGGGTGGAGCATCTAGACAAGCAGAAATATATCAAGTTGTTACCAAGTTGCATCATGCTGGCCATGTTACTGTTTTTTAGGAGCTagcaaattaaattaataagtGCAAAAGATATGAATCTGACCTCTTTGTGTTCACACACCAGCCGCAGAGAGGATCCAGAGCAGCTCTGCAGCCTTTCAGAGGGCTGAATTTTGCACACTGAACCACAGAAACTCGTCTGAGCTACATCAAAgacataagaaaaaaaatcacctcTACCAAGATGcatttaaagtacatttattttacacttAGTATAGTACAAAACCATTAGCATATTTACTACCAAATCGCTTAAGACATACTGATATAAATATTACCCATAGTAGGCCCACTTAGTGCACCATGCATATTTCTTAATACTAAGCCTTTAGGTTTTTCACACCTTTGTTTTAATATTACTATTAGTATGGATCATATCATCACCGTATAATATCagcatttaaatgtaagatatTTAAAGTGTAACTTGAGTATACTTGCAATATATATAGCACAAtcaaatatacttttttatatatattttgttacaCCTCAGCACTACTTCTAGATAAATAAAGTACATTAATTACAAAATGATTTGTTGCATTTTAGCAGACTTTTAAGTACAATTTAGTAGACCAAAAGTACAGTTGCAGGGtatttattcaaatgtaaatgtatttacttagcataaaataaatattccaaatacattttggaatatttatttttcactagGATAGAAAGCAATAAAACATCCACTATTGCATTCCAACGacttttcaaaataataataataaacattacaGCAGTCAGAAGAAATAAAGTTGTCAAACGTACAGTTGTTCCTTCAGCAGCTCTATTAAAACCCATTGCAGCAGTGTTAGTTTCTTAATTTAATGTCAGGATGATATAATGTTAGGTATGGTGACATAAACATGCATACATTAGTTAATAATTATGTAAATACAGCATCATGTAAAAAGGTGCCATATGCGTCACACATTTTGCttgaacaaacaacaaaaaataaatatatacagtgggtatggaaagtattcagTCACCCTTAAATTTTTCACACTGTTATAATTGCAGCCACTTGCTTAAATAATTTAAGgacattttttctcattaatgtacacacagaatcccatattgacagaaaacaaagaattgttgacatttttgcagatttatttaaaaggaagaactgaaatatcacatggtcctaagtattcagaccctttgctcagtattaagtaagcaatttttttttgtctaatacAGCCATTAttgtctttttgggaaagatgcaacaagtttttcacacctggatttggggatcctctgccattcctccttgcagatcctctccagttctgtcaggctagatggtaaacgttggtggacagccattttcaggtctctccagagatgctcaattgtgTTTAAGTCAAGGCTCTGGCTgtgccattcaagaacagtcacggaTTTGTTCTGAAGCCactatttagttattttagctgtgtgctttgggtcattgtcttgttggaaggtgaaacttcggcccagtctgaggtcttgagcactctggagaaggttttcgttcaggatatccctgtacttggccgcattcatatttccctcgattgcaaccagtcgtcctgtccctactgctgaaaaacacccccacagcatgatgctgccaccaccatgcttcactttTTGGattgtattggacaggtgatatttttctccacacataccgcttagaattaaggccaaaaagttctatcttggtctcatcagaccagagaatcttatttcttaccatcttggagtccttcagttgttttttttagcGAACTTTTATGttttgcactgaggagaggctttcgtcgggccactctgccataaagtgTGCTTCTGCTTctactttttaatacatttgcaaaagtttttcctttttaataaatttgcaaaaatgtcaacaattctgtgtttttctgtaagTGTGGGGTgcacattaatgagaaaaaaaatgaacttaaatgacttaaccaaatggctgcaatagaacaaagagtgaaacatttaagggggtctgaatactttccgtacccactgtatatattaAATGTTGAATACCACTTTTTTATCAACTGCACAATTCTAAACCCTTACCTCTTTCCTCAGAGCAGTGTAGATATGTTTGAAATCTGGATcaaagtgcattctgggaaacAATGCTCGTTCATCATCAGATTTGTACAGCACTATTGGACAGTCTGGTGTTAATTTCTCATCCAAAACCAGCTAGAAAAACAAACAGCATCATTatacaaactttattcaaattaaatcATTATATGATTGTTGTgctttattaaagctacactatcattacactatgtaactttcccgtccgctagagggcgcctattcaaaacaaaggtgtagtttgatgacgccaggtTTGAACGTAGactcttgggacatgtggtttcTCACAGCCagtgaaaagaaaaagaatcaggataggactcaggcagaaatcatgtttatggatgcgattattaaagttactgtagtatgaagcagagcagggccgagtgttgagggagctgagcaaggtgGCTGGACCGAATATGCACAACACACGGCTCACGagcaacgggacttttattatgatgggacacagtcgctggcgccatttccgcttttccggtcatgattatgaggtgatgcagctctgtttatcatatcagatacatgtaagtgtgtttgaaattatgttatgacgttacggCTGCTGTGaaacttgttgcacactgctaagagtaaagcgtttctgccaaataaaaccggaaaccgaggttaacgcagatatgacgcaattgacaggcgactcccttagATGTCCCGGCTCCCtgattaaaatagcaattttcttacaatttacaaatagttggaaacatttgggatattgaaataactcaactgaacaaaatgtataacactggcctggtggtgttgggatattttactgcaaaaatccaaCATAGTGCACCTatattgtaatttattcatgtcaCAGGTCATTGCTAAGATATTAAATACTACTGTATGATTATTCATATATTCCACAAAAGTGCTCAAGAAACTAAGTTTGGGTTATGGCGATTTGAGACACTTGCTGTTCTTAACAATAGTCTTCTTTATAATGCACAAGGCTAATAATGTTATCTCGAGAACAGACTTttaatataaagacaaaaaaagtatttacattttttattttatttattgatcatatttttttccTACATAGATTCCACATAGGTTTAATATATGGGTAGTTAAAATTTAAAGCACTATTAATCAAATTTTATAATAAGAATTTTATGCATGTTGTTTTATGTCATATTAATCAACAGGACCGTCTGCATATTTAACCGTCTGTCCAAATCTGATTAATATTTCTGATGATTAATTTGTTTATGCTTATCTGTTGCCAAGTTACCAAAGTGTTATCAAGTTACCATTGTAGAGATTAGTGTTCCTATCAGCTAAATACTGCTAAAGACATTATGTTATGGAATATGTGAATGGCCAAATCCACAGAAATAATTATTATTCAGGGGAAAGAAAACGCTTATTGTGTTATAGGCATATCATATTAATGTCATACCAATTTTTCCTCCTCTAGAATCCATTTTCAGGGCCATGTGAATTAATcccccacaaacacacagaccAGGTTTGTAATAACATGAAACTTACTTACAGCCTTATTTTATCTACAGGGGATGGTTTTTCAAAAATGAGTGAAGAGTAAGATATGAGACCTTTATCAGTTGACCATCACTGGTTCCTATGAAAAGCACTATCCAGGATCCACTTCTAACTGCTGCCACTGATGACATTGAGCTGTACTTGAACACCacagacagcggctgaagtTTACTGCCACTCtataacacaaaaataaaattatgagTTAATAGTGAAATTAGGTATTGTCAtgcaatatattatatacaatGCTACAATTATTATACTCGAATCAATAAAACTACTTAACATTTGTAAAAAGCATGTATATTGTGCACATGAATGCTGATTTTCCAACCTCAGAATCACATGTTTCACCAGGAGCGCAGAAATCCTTCACTTTGCCTTTAACTGTACTGATGTCGTACAGAGCCAGCGCGGTGTTCTCCGGATCCTGCTGGTCCTGCACACTGAACACACCTGCCCAAATAACGGCGCTCACTGAGGGAATAACGGTGGAGGCGACGAGCACTGGACGAGCTTTATCACTGCAGCACTGTATCGTTACAGCCTGAAGGGATTTGTAGATATCTGTCTTTTTATCTTTAGAGCTGTCCATCCACAGGACGTGCACTTTCCTCTCCGAGTCAGTCTTTGCATTGAGAAATAAATACAACTCTGATGGAGAAACTCTCTGGAATCCGTCAACAAACTCCACATCTCTAGCGGTGCTCTGGATGAAGAGGGTTGATCCGTCATCTATGTTAGAGAAAATCCCTCCAACTTGAGACTGTAAAGTGTTCCACAAGCTAATAACAGGATACGGAGATTTTCCATCATCGTCCTTTTTCCCATCATGGTCCTTTTTCCCAACCAAAAGGTACCTACTGTTACCTGTACCTGTTATGAACACAACAGATTTCTCATTCTGGGTCGGTCCTACAGATATACCACTTTCATAGTAAATACTCTTTGTAATGTCACTGAGGTCAAGAACTTCACAGTATCCATCTCTAATGGTCCCACAGGTTATCAGGGTGTCGTTGTCATCAAAAGGCACCAGAATGTTGACTGTATTTTGATGAGTAGCATTAGTGATGTCCTTCCTCTTCTCCTCAGAAAGATCGAGTCTCATCTGATGAAGTTGATGGTCAGTAAGAACGAACAACTTACTTTTACCAACTACAAAGTCCTTGATGTCTCCATCAAAGTTCACCACATCATCACAAATGCAATGTTTCAGAAGTACAAGTACTCCAAGTAAGTATCCTCTCATCTTAAACATTGAATGAGCAGTTGTACAGGCCTTCTCTTGTCACTGATCAACTGCGCTCAGATGCGTCTGCTGGGGAAGTGAGTGGAAGTGAAAGCAGTTCTGTGAGAGGAAGGCGCGGGTCTAAATGCTACAGAGAAATCGTAGCCTGCTTTCTGAAACATGTATTAACTATGCAAAaagttacttgagtaaaaaacaaacaaaaaacatctgCGTTCATTTGTATACCAAAGCATAAGTTAAAAAGTTGAATAGGCTTAAATGTTTTAGAAATTGTCAAATGATATCAAGGTTTTTTCTCCACACAGTTTGTAAAACAACttgtttattaataatattcatATTATGGTTATGATTCCTGACTATGTAAGGCTCTTGAAAAAATAAGATAGGCCTACAAATCATACCGGACACAAATATCACACACTTCACAGATGATAGAAAAAGCAGACCTTCATTTGTAGCCTACAGTATCTGCAGAAGGAAAGTAGGCTATAGCTTAAGCCTTTTAGTTTTAGGGCATACTGCATCTTCTTTAAACTGAATATCATTATCATTTAACTCATCAGTTCATGCAACACAGTCTGgcataataatgataatgatgatgacaataataacaaaaaaacagcctaataataatatctCCAGTTCAATTTAGTTTTGTAAGATCAAATCAGCtttagtttttgtgttattcaatttaaatatatgtatttgtCAGAGGATTTTATTCAAAGCGTTGTTGAATTGCTTAAAGAACACTTCAAGTTCAAGTTTCCTCTGGGAATGGGTCTACTCTAAACCATTATGTTAGGGTTGCTGCTAAACTGTTTGAGctaaagaatgttttttttgccATCTTTCCTCATTTTGAAGTTGATAAAATAGCACACAGgcggttttgtttttgtattttctcaGCTGAACTAAGCTGACATTTGCACAATTTTGTATATGTgttattgaatgaaaatgtaagAAATATAATGGCACTATactatgaaatattacaatcaTATCCACTGGTAAACATTCAGTGTTTGTTAAATGTGGAATCTTCATAGTAAACAACATGGACATGTGATGATGATAGATGGAACAATTCAGATCTATGTTTAGAAGACATTTTAGTGTCCTTAAGAGTTTTAAGGTATATATAATGTTAGACATATATAGACATAAAGTATGTTCTATTATTTTATAGTAACCACACTGAAATGTGTTCTGGTGGCTTGCAGATCTAAAAGCATGTTAGTGTAAGTTCATGTGTGCTTGTTCATTTAAATCAGACCAGACTCTTTTCAATGGGTATTATATGTTTATTAATAAGTGAGTTGTAAGGCAGTATACTAATGACATAAATCGGATTAATAACAAACATTTAGTGGGTGTTCGATGAAAAAGATACAATGAAAGATTTCTACAAAATAACTGAACAGCAGTACTAAATAGCAGACCAGTCCTCCCTCTGCAGGAACTTTGAATGGGTTATTTTGTgtataataaatgaatatatagCGCCACCGGCTGTTCAGTCTCAGGATTGCTCTCACAGAGGTTGTTGAATAGTTAGCATATGCCAGaacataattttattattaaaagctgagcaaaaaaaagaacaattttgtAAGGCCCGCCCAATCATCCAAATGACGGCTTATGATTTGTGGGTGAAGGTTTCTTACATGTTCGGTCTCTTCAGTGCGGCAAAGTAGCTTAATTTAATTCCAATTTAtctttatctgactccattttatTATGACAtcgaatttaggttagaatgccaattgatTATTTGGTCATTTGTATAACAGTTTAACTAGACATTTTATCAATCT harbors:
- the LOC137049146 gene encoding plexin-C1-like, whose product is MYTPKDSLHEPLVSFQAWSDKLSRKITLHLALSLESTESPAFSCSFTTGNVNLCEGSDLTAGFPNCSCTFSEHRLHQLKDLNVSAEATINYQDITETLTLRNCLNITNNSPNSLYTQCVQCISSGCQWFSSSQSCDWKPGPGQQLLIQDACKDLFSDKVYKEPEILSLEPSKVSIHGRNNVLLRGRNLESVTKIHFQGDMDCISKVSPLFDRSSDTLRFHIPPSGTKGTVKVCVVTPDERCHGNIIITYSSQPSCTGIQPKVSWRG
- the LOC137049108 gene encoding plexin-B2-like — encoded protein: MFKMRGYLLGVLVLLKHCICDDVVNFDGDIKDFVVGKSKLFVLTDHQLHQMRLDLSEEKRKDITNATHQNTVNILVPFDDNDTLITCGTIRDGYCEVLDLSDITKSIYYESGISVGPTQNEKSVVFITGTGNSRYLLVGKKDHDGKKDDDGKSPYPVISLWNTLQSQVGGIFSNIDDGSTLFIQSTARDVEFVDGFQRVSPSELYLFLNAKTDSERKVHVLWMDSSKDKKTDIYKSLQAVTIQCCSDKARPVLVASTVIPSVSAVIWAGVFSVQDQQDPENTALALYDISTVKGKVKDFCAPGETCDSESGSKLQPLSVVFKYSSMSSVAAVRSGSWIVLFIGTSDGQLIKLVLDEKLTPDCPIVLYKSDDERALFPRMHFDPDFKHIYTALRKELRRVSVVQCAKFSPLKGCRAALDPLCGWCVNTKR